One genomic window of Roseobacter ponti includes the following:
- a CDS encoding mechanosensitive ion channel family protein, which yields MSRLLTVLLAFAVILLSIFGVFEQRTLGFQRDFGASVPVVKTATPRKTVESFDVLADALAANLARYALNKDAQTYARILRLVDELVSLIDLSSIPQAYVRDYGVHTLVALLAIRERMTRFDLTSVPDQTGTLLSEDDEFLLDATPIALVRITNGPREGEYLFKESTIDVAPRFLRELRGSEYDETAQDWRAVFYGFTGPWFPAGFNEAIPAPLDTVLLGTPIWKILLSVLSGGLAFLAVQQAQVQLQTWRDRERISKITARLSKTLIAVSGLLVVGYFLHFQLHVSGVFAGVLYLLLEAVWVLALATLFWFGSIAAIEALSSARSLSLEGSLVQLLSRVIAFVGVVWILAYGAQTLGFPLLSVLAGLGIGGIAAALAIRPTLENLIGGLVLYLDRPIRVGDFCQFGPHMGTVERIGVRSTQVRALDRTLIKVPNSSFSNMELINWAQCDQMMIDLTVSLRYETDTDQLRYVLASIRRMAHAHPRIDNNSIRIRLSDFGPSSLDIAVRIYAKTREWNDYFAIREDVLLRIKQIVENAGTSFAFPSSTLYLSKDAGLDAQKREAASSSVKGWRRSRNLPFPNFSAEMRKSFEDTLRYPPGGSPDDDGPDVEVDTVEEPLSAPRVTVEQEETKT from the coding sequence ATGTCGCGGCTGCTGACCGTCCTCCTTGCCTTTGCTGTCATTCTTCTCAGCATTTTTGGCGTTTTCGAGCAACGAACGCTGGGATTTCAACGGGATTTTGGCGCGTCCGTGCCTGTTGTGAAAACAGCGACGCCTCGAAAAACCGTGGAAAGTTTTGACGTGCTGGCAGATGCGCTTGCCGCAAACCTCGCCCGCTACGCACTGAACAAGGACGCGCAGACCTACGCGAGGATCCTGCGATTGGTCGATGAACTGGTGTCGCTCATTGACCTGTCGTCGATCCCGCAAGCCTATGTACGGGATTACGGCGTGCACACGCTGGTCGCGTTGCTGGCAATCCGGGAAAGGATGACGCGTTTTGACCTCACAAGCGTGCCGGACCAAACAGGCACTTTGTTGTCAGAAGATGACGAATTCCTGTTGGACGCCACCCCCATCGCGCTGGTTCGGATCACGAATGGTCCGAGGGAAGGTGAGTATCTTTTCAAGGAAAGTACAATCGACGTAGCTCCGCGCTTTCTCCGCGAATTGCGCGGGAGCGAGTACGACGAGACTGCGCAGGATTGGCGGGCCGTCTTTTATGGCTTTACCGGGCCGTGGTTCCCTGCAGGCTTTAACGAGGCCATACCGGCGCCGCTCGACACTGTTTTGCTCGGGACGCCCATCTGGAAAATCCTGCTTTCGGTGCTGTCCGGCGGGTTGGCCTTTCTAGCGGTCCAGCAAGCACAAGTCCAACTGCAGACATGGCGGGATAGAGAACGCATTTCCAAAATCACGGCACGCCTTTCCAAAACTCTGATCGCCGTGTCGGGCCTGCTCGTCGTCGGCTACTTCCTGCATTTTCAATTGCATGTATCCGGCGTGTTTGCAGGCGTTCTCTATCTGCTTCTGGAAGCGGTCTGGGTCCTAGCGCTGGCAACCCTGTTCTGGTTTGGCTCGATCGCGGCGATCGAGGCGCTTTCGAGTGCGCGATCGCTTTCCCTCGAAGGTAGCCTTGTTCAGCTGCTTTCCCGCGTCATCGCCTTTGTCGGTGTTGTCTGGATCCTTGCCTACGGCGCTCAGACGCTTGGGTTTCCTCTGCTCAGCGTTCTGGCCGGTCTGGGCATCGGCGGGATCGCGGCAGCGCTGGCCATTCGCCCGACGCTGGAAAACCTGATCGGGGGATTGGTTCTCTATCTCGACAGGCCGATCCGCGTCGGAGACTTTTGCCAATTCGGTCCGCATATGGGCACCGTGGAACGGATCGGCGTGCGCTCCACGCAGGTGCGCGCGCTCGACCGGACGCTGATCAAGGTGCCGAACTCGAGCTTTTCGAATATGGAGCTTATCAACTGGGCACAGTGTGACCAGATGATGATCGATCTGACGGTCAGTCTGCGCTACGAGACCGATACCGACCAGCTGCGCTACGTGCTGGCAAGCATCCGGAGGATGGCTCACGCCCATCCGCGCATCGACAACAACAGCATCCGGATCAGGCTCTCGGATTTCGGACCGTCGTCGCTGGACATCGCCGTGCGCATCTACGCGAAAACGCGCGAATGGAATGATTACTTTGCCATCCGTGAAGACGTGCTTCTGCGCATCAAGCAGATCGTCGAAAATGCGGGAACGTCTTTCGCCTTCCCGTCCTCCACGCTTTATCTGTCGAAAGACGCGGGGCTCGATGCGCAGAAACGTGAGGCCGCGTCGAGTTCGGTGAAAGGCTGGCGCAGATCGCGCAATCTGCCGTTCCCGAATTTTTCGGCAGAGATGCGCAAGTCTTTCGAGGACACCTTGCGATACCCACCGGGCGGCTCACCGGATGATGACGGGCCTGATGTCGAAGTCGACACGGTGGAAGAACCGCTGTCCGCGCCGCGTGTCACAGTTGAACAAGAGGAAACGAAGACATGA
- a CDS encoding BamA/TamA family outer membrane protein, whose product MISSDRLKAFGPRRGSAALGALFLSVSAPCAAQAQAAATLDRLVDSAEVADSDFGFRRGSFILAPVPFSNPTLDSGLLLGAGYLFTLPGSKPSGIGYGRLESGNGSTGEAAGASLNFGQGLWTVFAFGGSAEVFYDLDLEGFELPIRQDGELYALRVDRGVAQNLKIGAMLTYLDSSLALDFPVFQELPEFLRPQGELELGQITFDVVWDTRDDTFYPTSGMLASLKATYAEEIDSIFGGLIGVADETYTKIKAAASTYHELGDQSVLAFQAQACTSSDGAPFFDSCGVGLASGLRGFPSTGFISDASASLQAEYRGTFNQRFGYAAFTAMGAGGDNLGSLSFDEGGISAGLGLRFRLSKRFGLDYRFDYARNDRGDDFFYISLGQKF is encoded by the coding sequence ATGATTTCATCTGACCGCTTGAAGGCTTTTGGCCCGCGGCGTGGCTCGGCGGCACTTGGCGCTCTTTTCCTCTCTGTTTCCGCCCCTTGCGCAGCGCAGGCGCAGGCTGCTGCAACTTTGGACCGATTGGTCGACTCCGCGGAAGTGGCAGATAGCGATTTCGGGTTCAGGCGCGGTTCGTTCATTCTGGCACCGGTGCCCTTCTCCAACCCGACGTTAGATAGCGGTCTTCTGCTCGGCGCGGGCTACCTGTTTACCCTTCCGGGCTCAAAGCCCTCCGGAATTGGCTATGGCCGTTTGGAATCCGGAAACGGAAGCACAGGCGAAGCGGCGGGCGCCTCGCTGAACTTTGGCCAGGGTCTCTGGACGGTGTTCGCTTTCGGCGGCAGTGCGGAGGTTTTCTACGATCTTGACCTAGAAGGATTCGAACTGCCGATCCGGCAGGACGGTGAACTCTATGCCCTGCGCGTGGATCGGGGCGTTGCGCAAAATCTCAAGATCGGCGCGATGCTCACCTATCTCGACTCGTCGCTGGCGCTGGATTTCCCGGTCTTTCAGGAATTGCCCGAATTTCTGAGGCCACAGGGAGAATTGGAACTCGGCCAGATAACATTTGATGTCGTCTGGGACACGCGCGACGACACCTTCTATCCGACGTCTGGCATGCTCGCGTCACTGAAGGCGACCTACGCGGAAGAAATCGACTCGATCTTCGGTGGCCTGATCGGCGTTGCAGATGAGACGTATACAAAAATAAAGGCTGCCGCCTCCACGTATCATGAGCTAGGCGACCAAAGCGTTCTCGCCTTTCAGGCGCAAGCATGCACGTCCTCCGACGGAGCACCGTTTTTCGATTCCTGCGGTGTCGGCCTGGCCAGCGGGCTGCGTGGATTTCCAAGCACCGGTTTCATCAGCGACGCATCCGCCTCATTGCAGGCCGAATATCGCGGCACGTTCAATCAACGCTTTGGCTACGCAGCCTTCACAGCCATGGGAGCGGGCGGAGACAACCTTGGATCCCTGAGTTTTGACGAGGGGGGCATATCCGCAGGGCTGGGCCTGCGCTTCCGCCTGTCAAAGCGTTTCGGGCTGGACTATCGGTTCGACTACGCCCGAAATGACCGAGGGGATGACTTTTTCTACATCTCGCTTGGACAGAAGTTTTGA
- a CDS encoding DUF3299 domain-containing protein, protein MEKFPVTAILNELIGACIAVVLLIALAMAPATARADSPSHVVWDDLAPSTAPYDDPFIEMSYKQKDHLRTILDAGRRSDDAVLAARATEARALLYADGHDADALLAQRLVVMEKRREEATGVTGQFLGRDVILDGYVLPLQGDKGRVYSFLLVPWVGACIHTPPPPPNQMVRIDVPEGLEVDEVFNAVRLRGVLEHKPTVSNLFLVDGQRMVEASYRLTDAQIWGVPGEIKPSAAAPVGGNVVAQTQAWISNLFTISMMSMDEGKSFGTVAFALLVAFLYGVLHTLGPGHGKAVVISYFAGEGGSLRRGVGMGVRIAVVHVFSAVAVVILLDFAVRQTTGSAPSDYRLIRLGSYALIVLIGLWMLWKAIGSFRETHRAPGQAHAHSHKHAHTGCAACAAAQKSAARSDGWLATAVGIVPCTGALIVMLFGLANDLVVPAVAMVAAISFGMAVSMSMIGVVAIWSRARLADRIGTSKGQSQRFEAITRLGGATCVLLVGAFLFATTVSTPIVGVAPQLDAAAKGKTTILSAWLK, encoded by the coding sequence ATGGAAAAATTCCCGGTTACAGCAATACTTAACGAACTGATCGGCGCTTGCATCGCCGTGGTGCTGTTGATCGCCCTGGCCATGGCTCCAGCGACTGCGCGCGCCGATTCGCCTTCCCACGTCGTGTGGGATGATCTGGCACCTTCGACCGCGCCCTACGACGACCCGTTCATCGAGATGTCCTACAAGCAAAAGGATCATCTGCGCACGATCCTCGATGCCGGACGACGGTCGGACGATGCCGTGCTGGCTGCCCGAGCGACGGAAGCTCGCGCATTGCTCTATGCCGATGGCCATGACGCCGATGCGCTTCTTGCCCAGCGTCTAGTCGTTATGGAAAAGCGCCGCGAGGAAGCGACGGGCGTGACCGGGCAATTTCTTGGTCGCGACGTGATACTTGACGGCTACGTTCTTCCACTGCAGGGCGACAAGGGGCGCGTCTACAGCTTTCTGCTGGTGCCTTGGGTGGGCGCCTGCATCCACACCCCGCCACCCCCACCAAACCAGATGGTACGGATCGATGTCCCGGAAGGCCTTGAAGTGGACGAAGTCTTTAACGCGGTCCGGTTGCGCGGCGTGCTGGAGCATAAGCCCACGGTCAGCAACCTGTTCCTCGTAGACGGACAAAGGATGGTCGAAGCCTCATATAGGTTGACCGACGCTCAGATCTGGGGCGTTCCGGGCGAGATCAAGCCCTCAGCAGCAGCCCCTGTCGGGGGCAATGTGGTCGCGCAGACGCAAGCCTGGATCAGCAACCTCTTTACCATCTCCATGATGTCGATGGATGAAGGCAAATCTTTTGGCACCGTCGCCTTTGCTCTGCTGGTCGCCTTTCTCTACGGCGTGCTGCACACGCTGGGGCCCGGGCACGGCAAGGCGGTTGTCATTTCCTATTTTGCGGGTGAAGGCGGCAGCCTGCGCCGGGGCGTCGGAATGGGCGTTCGCATTGCCGTCGTGCATGTGTTTTCTGCGGTTGCCGTTGTCATTTTACTGGACTTCGCCGTTCGGCAAACGACCGGCAGTGCGCCGTCCGACTACCGGCTTATCCGGCTGGGCAGCTATGCGCTGATCGTGCTGATTGGTCTGTGGATGCTCTGGAAAGCCATCGGGTCGTTCAGAGAAACTCACCGCGCGCCCGGACAAGCCCACGCGCACAGTCACAAACACGCGCACACTGGCTGCGCGGCTTGTGCCGCCGCACAGAAGTCTGCGGCGCGATCGGACGGCTGGCTGGCCACGGCGGTCGGCATCGTTCCCTGCACAGGTGCGCTGATCGTCATGCTCTTCGGGCTTGCGAACGATCTGGTCGTACCGGCGGTCGCAATGGTCGCGGCGATCTCGTTCGGTATGGCGGTTTCAATGTCTATGATTGGCGTCGTGGCGATCTGGAGCCGCGCGCGCCTCGCAGATCGGATCGGGACAAGCAAGGGACAAAGCCAGAGGTTCGAAGCAATCACGCGGCTGGGCGGCGCGACCTGCGTGCTGCTTGTGGGCGCGTTTCTTTTTGCAACGACTGTGTCGACACCAATTGTCGGTGTCGCGCCGCAACTGGACGCTGCTGCCAAAGGCAAGACCACCATCCTGTCAGCATGGTTAAAGTAG
- a CDS encoding metal-dependent hydrolase family protein, giving the protein MTNRTLTYLLCTSLAASPIAAYAHDANHAIVPAGVVGEIETTNIRMMFDNVVIRNAQIFNGCDEGLIDADVLVSGQLIEAIGDDIETPEGAFEIDAEGHTLMPGLIDNHWHGIFAEATIAQLMLSGEGYWNLLAAKAQNNALARGFTTVRDTAGPMFDIARATDEGLIDGPRVFASGPALSITAGHQDFRMTREVPTPAGELHSFERGNMFYITDGVPDVLKRTRENLMQGATHIKLMAGGGVTSSYDPIHTIQFTDEEFQAAVEATEAWGTYVTTHAINDEAVRHSIENGARSVEHAHMATRETLQMFKDEDVWLSMQPFLDDEDAPALNDFQKEKYKFVTDGTDFVYTTAKELGLKIAFGTDTLFSADLAERQGAVLAKMERWFTPYETLKMATCDNAELLKMSQLVTPYPLGPLGVVEEGAYADLILVNGNPLEDLQLISDPKANFGMIMKDGIIYKYDME; this is encoded by the coding sequence ATGACAAACCGAACACTGACCTATCTGCTCTGCACTTCACTCGCAGCGTCACCGATCGCCGCTTATGCACACGACGCCAACCACGCCATCGTGCCTGCCGGTGTTGTTGGCGAGATCGAAACCACCAACATCAGGATGATGTTCGACAACGTCGTGATCCGCAATGCGCAGATCTTCAACGGCTGCGATGAAGGGCTCATCGACGCGGATGTGCTGGTCTCCGGCCAGTTGATCGAAGCGATTGGCGACGACATCGAGACGCCGGAGGGCGCCTTCGAGATCGACGCGGAAGGCCACACGCTCATGCCAGGCCTCATCGACAATCACTGGCACGGGATCTTTGCCGAAGCCACGATCGCGCAACTGATGCTGAGTGGCGAAGGCTACTGGAACCTGCTGGCAGCCAAAGCACAGAACAACGCACTGGCGCGCGGCTTTACCACCGTGCGGGACACCGCCGGGCCAATGTTCGACATTGCGCGCGCAACGGACGAAGGGCTGATAGACGGGCCGCGCGTCTTTGCCTCGGGGCCGGCGCTGTCGATCACGGCAGGGCACCAGGATTTCCGTATGACCCGCGAGGTTCCCACGCCGGCCGGTGAGCTTCATTCGTTTGAGCGCGGCAACATGTTTTACATCACCGATGGCGTGCCGGATGTTCTGAAACGCACGCGCGAGAACCTGATGCAGGGGGCCACGCACATCAAGCTGATGGCGGGCGGCGGCGTCACGTCCTCTTATGACCCGATCCATACCATCCAGTTCACCGACGAGGAATTCCAGGCCGCCGTCGAGGCGACCGAGGCCTGGGGCACCTACGTGACCACGCACGCGATCAACGACGAGGCCGTCCGGCACTCCATCGAAAACGGTGCCCGCAGTGTCGAGCACGCCCACATGGCGACCCGCGAAACGCTGCAGATGTTCAAGGACGAGGACGTCTGGCTGAGCATGCAGCCTTTCCTCGACGACGAGGATGCGCCCGCACTCAATGACTTCCAGAAAGAGAAGTACAAGTTCGTCACCGATGGCACCGATTTCGTCTACACGACCGCCAAGGAGTTGGGGCTTAAGATTGCCTTCGGCACGGACACGCTCTTCAGCGCGGACCTTGCGGAACGTCAAGGCGCGGTGCTCGCCAAGATGGAACGCTGGTTCACTCCCTACGAAACGCTGAAGATGGCCACCTGCGACAACGCCGAACTGCTGAAGATGTCGCAACTGGTGACACCCTACCCCCTTGGTCCGCTCGGGGTGGTCGAAGAAGGCGCTTACGCCGACCTCATCCTCGTCAACGGCAACCCGCTGGAAGACCTGCAACTCATCAGCGACCCCAAGGCGAACTTCGGTATGATCATGAAGGACGGCATCATCTACAAATACGACATGGAGTGA